A window of Frigidibacter mobilis contains these coding sequences:
- a CDS encoding enoyl-CoA hydratase/isomerase family protein has protein sequence MSDRYAKYHKMKFDYPADRVLRITFDRPESFNSVDAETHTQMTDMWIDIDRDPDINAVIVTGAGKAFSAGGDFSLIENMIGNSYEIMKTWKEAKDLVYNIINCNKPIISAINGPAAGAGLVVAILADISIAGKKAKIVDGHPRLGVAAGDVAAIIWPLLTSMAKAKYYLMTCKPVSGEEAERIGLVSMCVEDDELQQIALDTAVELANGSQSAIRWTKYSLNNWLRQAGPIFDASTALEMLGFMGEDVKEGVLSHREKRAPNFRKDCPL, from the coding sequence ATGTCCGATCGTTACGCAAAATATCACAAGATGAAATTCGACTACCCGGCTGATCGCGTCCTGCGCATCACGTTCGACCGCCCTGAGTCATTCAATTCCGTAGACGCGGAGACCCACACTCAGATGACGGATATGTGGATCGATATCGATCGTGACCCCGACATCAATGCGGTCATAGTCACCGGCGCGGGCAAGGCATTCTCGGCCGGCGGCGATTTCAGCCTGATCGAAAACATGATCGGCAATTCGTACGAGATCATGAAGACGTGGAAAGAGGCCAAAGACCTCGTCTACAACATCATCAACTGCAACAAGCCGATTATTTCCGCCATCAACGGCCCTGCCGCCGGTGCCGGCCTTGTGGTGGCCATCCTGGCCGACATCTCGATCGCCGGTAAGAAGGCCAAGATCGTCGATGGTCACCCGCGTCTGGGCGTTGCCGCTGGCGATGTCGCGGCGATCATCTGGCCATTGCTGACCTCGATGGCCAAGGCGAAATACTATCTGATGACTTGTAAGCCGGTTTCGGGCGAAGAGGCCGAGCGCATCGGCCTAGTGTCAATGTGCGTCGAAGATGACGAGTTGCAGCAAATCGCTTTGGATACGGCCGTCGAGCTCGCCAACGGCTCGCAAAGCGCGATCCGCTGGACCAAATATTCGCTGAACAACTGGCTGCGCCAGGCTGGCCCGATCTTCGATGCCTCGACTGCGCTTGAAATGCTCGGGTTCATGGGCGAAGACGTTAAGGAAGGGGTACTGTCGCATCGCGAGAAGCGCGCTCCGAACTTCCGCAAGGACTGCCCGCTTTAA